The Cryptococcus tetragattii IND107 chromosome 4 map unlocalized Ctg04, whole genome shotgun sequence genome includes the window AACTCAACTGCATCAGCTCCCTCTGTAAGCTCGTCGAGGTGAACCAAAGCAGGAGTAATGTCGGGAAAAGTCAATgacaagaaagatgtaGGATTTTCGGCGCTCAAGCGTGGGCGATTAGACTCTCGTCCAGTGATAAACTTGAAGAACCTTCCACATTCCGCTCGCATCGCCTTGGTGTGCTCCTCCTGCGACTGACAGCCGACTGCTTCAAGGACATTGTAGAATTCGTGGCTGGAGCAAGCCTGGTACCAAGGCTCCCTCCTCTTGAAAACGTCTGCAAAGGTCTCACCCCAGTTGGGTCTAACAGCGGTGCTTCCGATGGAGTCAAGATAGGCCTCGATGTCCTCCAATGCCCTGGTAACGTGAACGACATGACCACCTTTAGCCACATGTGCCGTCAAAATCTCCCTTGCGGTTTCAGTTTCCACTATCCCACCACCAAGAGCGATGATGTGGTTACCCCTGTGCTCCTCGACGAACTTGCTCAGGATCTCtgtctccttcttcctaAACTCGTCCCATCCGTTGGCAGCGACAAATTCAGATACAGATTGGCGGGTCTCCTGAGCGAAAACATCATCGGCGTCAGTGAATTGGCCAGAGAGAATGTCGGCGGCCATTCGACCGACGTAGGTCTTGCCAGCACCACGCATGCCAATAAGGAAGATTGGTCTATCGGACTGGGATTGGTCGATGGCAGCAGTAGGTTtggcagaggtggaggccTGGTTGTGTGTTTCAAGCTCTACACCTTCTACAGCAACACCAATCTAACAAATTATCATGGCCGCGTCAATATAAAACAATGTCTTACAAAATCATTACGCACCTTGTTCTGTAAGTCATCCCAGAAGTTGGGCCAAGTCTTCTCAACACAACGCTTTTCCTCGATGATGGTCTTGTCAATGATACAAGACAACACTGCAAATGCCATGGCCACGCGATGATCGTCATAGCAGTGGATAGAGGCACCTCGGAACAGAGAGGCTTCAGGCTTgccaaagatgatgataccgTCGTCAAATTCGTCAGTCTCAACACTGAATTTAGCTAATAAAATGCATTAGCATACGGGCTGAAAGTATCATGTTTCGTAACTTACCAAGTTGATCTCTCATGGCTTGAATTCTGTTACACTCCTTAACCCTTTGGTTGGCGATACCATAGATCCTTGAAGCGGTTTCGGGTAGACCCTCAACCCTCCTCTCAGGCAGACAAGACTTGGCAGCCACAGCCGCCAACACTGATGCAGTCAAGAAAGCATCTGTCATGGGCTCCATGTCAACGTTACCGAGTGCCCTCAAAGTGCCTACAGGAGGGCCGGTGACCTTGGTGCTGGTGAGTGTCTGTTCAACAGTACAACCCATGGGTTCGAGGACCTCTTTGGCAAAGCGAGCATCAccttgaagagaagaagagccgATGTTGGATATGGTACAGGTGGTACCAGTGATGGCCGCGATGGCAAGCGGGTAGGTAGCACTAGACGCATCGGATTCGACGCTGTACTCGGGCGGATTGACGTACGTACATTTGGGAATCACGTAGATGTCAAGCAAGTTACCTTGCTCATCCTTCTGGCGCTCAACCGTGGCACCAAACTGTCCCATCATGGCGATGGTCATATCGATGTAGGGCTGAGAGATGACTTGCCCGCCAGTAAGCTCAAGGGTGACCTGCTCAGCAGCGTAAGGTGCGCAAAGAAGGATAGAGGAAACGTATTGAGAAGATACAGATGCAGCAAGCTGGATGTGTCCTCCTCGGAAGCCGTCGGTTTCGATATCAAGGGGAAGGCATCCGGTTGACTCAAGATACTTGACCTTGGCGCCATTGGCGGTGAGAGCGTCGACCAAAGGTCCGATAGGACGCTGCTTCATACGGGCGTTGCCAGTAATGATTGTAGATCTTTCGTTCGAAGCTGAGCCTGAGACCATGGCGCAAACAGTGGCGAGGAATCGACTGGCAGTGCCGGCATTACCGAGATAAAgctccttgccctttgcTGGAGTGCTGAGAatgccgccgccgcctTTAACGACGATGGTatcaccaccatcttcccagGAGAATACAGCACCCTGAATTGATAATTAGAGCTCCAGGATGCGCAAGAATAAGGTTGACCAAACCTACCTTAAGCTCCACAAGGGCGTTCATCATGACAGCGGTATCATCGGAGTGCAAAAGGTTCCTTACCCTACATGTGCCCTTACCAAGGGCAGCAAGTACCAGGGCACGGTTAGAGATACTTTTGCTTCCAGGAGTGGCCATGGTAATGGGAGATTTGGTAGGAATGGCAGCCTTTACAGTGACAGATTCGCACAAGACTTTGCGGATGACGTCGTCGGCCACGACAGAGGCCTTCTCCTCGTAAGTCTTCCCGATCCGCGACAGGAGAACGATTTTTTTGGCGGGGCCTGAGTTCTTCTTGTCAATCTTCATGATGTCAAGAAGACGATCAACGGAAAGCTGGCTCGAAGCAGGGAGGGCGGTAATGCGCCTGTCATAGAGAGAGACGGGTAAGCCATAAGCTTGAAGACACCTGGTAAGACGTCCGACAGCCACTTGGCTAAGAACACCTAATTGCCTGGCGACCTCGGCCTCAAGAATAATACCAACTGAGACGCATTCGCCGTGAAGCATCGCAGGAGTAAGGACAGCCTCAATGGCATGTCCGATAGTATGTCCAAAATTAACAAGGTTTCGGAGACCAGTTTCTCGCTCATCAATGGTCACGATATGAGCCTTAACATAGATTGATCCAGAAACCACCgtaagaaggagagactgaGCGTGAGAGCGGTCAGAGGCAAAACGACCGGCAGTAGGGGAGCCGTTGGGGCGAGTAGAGGCTGCTAGAGAAATCTCGGCAGAGCGTGACTCGAGAAGAGCGAAATCGTCATCCTTCCAGATAGCGGCAGTCTACTTTTGGTCAGAAAATCCGATACGCCTCGACTTAAATGACCTTACCTTGACTACTTCGGCCATGCCATTGGAAACTTCCCTAGTAGGAAGTGTAGTAAGGAATGCGAGGTCAACAAAGATGTAGCTGGGCTGCCAAAATGCACCAATGAGGTTCTTTCCATGTGGGGTATCGATAGCTGTCTTTCCACCAACAGAAGAGTCGACCATAGCAAGAAGAGTCGTCGGGATTTGGATAAACTTGACACCTCGCATGCTACTCCAAGCCAAGAATCAGCGCAGCTCGTTTTGATCCAAAATAAGCAACCCACAAAGTAGCAGCAACGAATCCAGCAAGGTCTCCAATGACACCGCCACCGAATGCAAGGATCACAGTATCTCTAGTGCACTTGTTATCAAGCATCCAGTCCTCGATTTCGCCCTTGACTTTTCGGCTCTTCGCACCCTCTCCAGGCGCAACCTCGTAGACAAGGAACCTTGCCTTATTGCCAGCCTGTGCCGCAGCTTCTTCGAAAGAGGCCTTTAGGTCATTGAGATAGATTGCAGAGAGGTTCGTATCGGTGATAAGGACgtaggtggaggaagggagagtggTTACGACGGTTTCGAAGATATAGGGCAGGAGATGGAATCCGACGTGGATGCTCTCATTCCCCAGGATGGAGATTTTGAGGACATcggcggaggatgaagacatgttgcctttctctttcgcctGGCGTGTGTTGTTCGTGCAATGAGATGATAT containing:
- a CDS encoding pentafunctional AROM polypeptide, producing the protein MSSSSADVLKISILGNESIHVGFHLLPYIFETVVTTLPSSTYVLITDTNLSAIYLNDLKASFEEAAAQAGNKARFLVYEVAPGEGAKSRKVKGEIEDWMLDNKCTRDTVILAFGGGVIGDLAGFVAATFMRGVKFIQIPTTLLAMVDSSVGGKTAIDTPHGKNLIGAFWQPSYIFVDLAFLTTLPTREVSNGMAEVVKTAAIWKDDDFALLESRSAEISLAASTRPNGSPTAGRFASDRSHAQSLLLTVVSGSIYVKAHIVTIDERETGLRNLVNFGHTIGHAIEAVLTPAMLHGECVSVGIILEAEVARQLGVLSQVAVGRLTRCLQAYGLPVSLYDRRITALPASSQLSVDRLLDIMKIDKKNSGPAKKIVLLSRIGKTYEEKASVVADDVIRKVLCESVTVKAAIPTKSPITMATPGSKSISNRALVLAALGKGTCRVRNLLHSDDTAVMMNALVELKGAVFSWEDGGDTIVVKGGGGILSTPAKGKELYLGNAGTASRFLATVCAMVSGSASNERSTIITGNARMKQRPIGPLVDALTANGAKVKYLESTGCLPLDIETDGFRGGHIQLAASVSSQYVSSILLCAPYAAEQVTLELTGGQVISQPYIDMTIAMMGQFGATVERQKDEQGNLLDIYVIPKCTYVNPPEYSVESDASSATYPLAIAAITGTTCTISNIGSSSLQGDARFAKEVLEPMGCTVEQTLTSTKVTGPPVGTLRALGNVDMEPMTDAFLTASVLAAVAAKSCLPERRVEGLPETASRIYGIANQRVKECNRIQAMRDQLAKFSVETDEFDDGIIIFGKPEASLFRGASIHCYDDHRVAMAFAVLSCIIDKTIIEEKRCVEKTWPNFWDDLQNKIGVAVEGVELETHNQASTSAKPTAAIDQSQSDRPIFLIGMRGAGKTYVGRMAADILSGQFTDADDVFAQETRQSVSEFVAANGWDEFRKKETEILSKFVEEHRGNHIIALGGGIVETETAREILTAHVAKGGHVVHVTRALEDIEAYLDSIGSTAVRPNWGETFADVFKRREPWYQACSSHEFYNVLEAVGCQSQEEHTKAMRAECGRFFKFITGRESNRPRLSAENPTSFLSLTFPDITPALVHLDELTEGADAVEFRVDLLGITGQAPTGPALPPISFVAKQLASLRLATTLPIVFSVRSKDQGGMVPSDNAEAYGALVRLGLRSACEYVDLEVCWPVQVLDSIVRLKRETHIIASWHDWTGDMAWVGEEMKAKHVLCEKYGDVAKIVGTAKSGLDNAKLALFVGEVRSRPGAKPLLAINMGAVGQLSRVLNPILTPVTHDALPSRAAPGQLTAREILQARALIGFLPAKKFVLFGSPIAHSVSPLLHNTGFATLGLPHNYGLHESEKVDQDVLEVIRSPDFGGASVTIPLKLDIIPHLDSVSEDAKIIGAVNTVIPRGGKLHGENTDWQAIRQAAAQNLDAGAFSEGSSTALVIGAGGTCRAAIYAMHKLRFKTIYLFNRTPENAAKVKASFPESYNIIVVTSLPLPEAPAVVVSTVPGNSLTLDTSSEGIYFPSEVLSRPSGVAIDLAYKPHMTALLEAAEKKEGWKVVPGVEILCLQGFRQFEEWTGKRAPEKKMRKAVLDKYFA